The following are encoded together in the Plasmodium brasilianum strain Bolivian I chromosome 10, whole genome shotgun sequence genome:
- a CDS encoding FACT complex subunit SPT16, with the protein MTELLDIENAKAKINLVFSYWKNGDSKEFSKSNIFCVLSGKSSKDENATIQEQFQMWLLGYQLTETFFLFLKNEKLIILTSDKKKKFLQPLLENIDVVEVLERNNDNIDNFEKIKKTIEDSKSEDIAILKDTDATGIFFECCYDFIKKLNKFELDVSNNIKHLLNFRSDSDMKIQKNGSDIACIILKSILITTIENALDSEEFESHEMIKDKALKFHENKKCIIKLRDKLKVDIDDIDVIYSNVQSGNKFILNYKNSNDKNYLSQNEGTILVGIGIKYKELCCNITRTLLLNAKSQHKELYNFTVAIEKYIIKECLIVSMSYSDVYKKAVNYLKSNKREYSSLCDIDLEDYFVKCIGHVIGLEFMEKEFLITENNVNTVIEKNTSYNLSVGFENVHGYDKNNFAIWISDTIFINDKGEVTILTDAISKEINTISYELEDSKSDDEDKTDVKKEIKNEDKKKTGISASILNNAASVIVSDRLRRRNKNSLAHNNEQEMEELNRRQNELKEKKMNEIKFRFSKGTSDYKDLSKKNIKKLEDLKTYNDADLLPRDLKPNLICVDNKHECILLPINGAHIPFHVSTIKNLSSNYEDNNDIFVLRINFQVPGNQSVVKGDFNAFPTLQQKEMYIKELIFKSNDEKHLQIIVKQVKELIKQVKQKEVEADVNDPKHAQDKLILNKSGRRIILRDLMTRPNIFTGRKILGTLELHSNGLRYSANSRGNTEHIDILFDDIKYAFYQPCDGQLIILIHFHLKRYIMVGKKKTLDVQFYCEAGTQIDDLDRAKARNVYDPDEMHDEMKEREQKNKLNLIFKNFVQQMQDISKIEFEIPYPELTFSGVPNKSNVEIFVTANTINHLVEWPPFILSVEDIEIASLERVHHGLRNFDMIFVFKDYTKPVKRIDVIPTEYIDTIKKWLTTIDIVYYEGKNNLQWGNILKTILADIDSFVNSKGFDGFLGEDDEEDEHSAEDEDEDDEYEVDESELSAEDDSDYDDSEEESLATESDGEGEVEEDSEDEGLSWDELEERAKKDDKKRFAYKSDDDEEGYNKRKKKKN; encoded by the exons ATGACCGAGTTATTAGATATTGAAAATGCCAAGGCAAAGATAAACCTGGTGTTTTCATATTGGAAGAACGGTGATAGTAAAGAATTTAGTAAGagcaatattttttgtgtgtTATCAGGAAAATCAAGTAAAGATGAAAATGCCACGATACAAGAACAGTTTCAAATGTGGTTACTAGGATATCAATTAACtgaaactttttttttatttttaaaaaatgaaaaattaataattctaaCAAGTgacaagaagaaaaaatttttgcaGCCACTTTTGGAAAATATTGATGTTGTAGAAGTTTTAGAAAGGAATAATGACAACATagataattttgaaaaaataaaaaagactATTGAGGATTCCAAATCAGAAGATATAGCTATATTAAAAGATACCGATGCAAcaggaattttttttgagtGTTGTTatgattttataaaaaaattaaataaattcgAGTTAGATgtaagtaataatataaaacatttactAAATTTTCGTTCAGACTCTGATATgaaaatacagaaaaatgGAAGTGATATAGCTTGCatcatattaaaaagtatCCTCATTACAACTATTGAAAATGCATTAGATAGTGAAGAATTTGAAAGTCATGAGATGATAAAAGATAAGGCATTAAAATttcatgaaaataaaaaatgtataattaagTTAAGAGACAAATTAAAAGTGGATATAGATGATATAGATGTAATATATAGTAATGTTCAGAGTgggaataaatttattttaaactacaaaaatagtaatgataaaaattatttatcacAGAATGAAGGTACAATACTTGTAGGTATaggtattaaatataaagagtTATGTTGTAATATTACAAGGACACTACTACTCAACGCGAAAAGTCAACATAaggaattatataattttactgtAGCTATtgaaaagtatattataaaagaatgTTTGATTGTTAGTATGTCCTATTCAgatgtatataaaaaggcAGTAAATTAtctaaaaagtaataaaagaGAGTATAGCAGTTTATGTGATATCGACTTAGAAGATTACTTTGTTAAATGTATAGGACACGTTATCGGATTAGAATTCATGGAAAAAGAATTTCTAATAACGGAAAACAATGTAAATACTGTTATTGAAAAGAATACTTCTTATAATCTATCAGTAGGTTTTGAAAATGTACATggatatgataaaaataattttgcaaTTTGGATTAGTGATaccatatttataaatgataaaggCGAAGTAACAATACTAACAGATGCTATAAGCAAAGAAATTAATACAATTTCATACGAATTGGAGGATAGTAAAAGCGATGATGAAGATAAAACagatgtaaaaaaagaaataaaaaatgaagacaAGAAGAAAACCGGTATATCAGCtagtatattaaataatgcaGCAAGTGTTATCGTTTCGGATCGTTtaagaagaagaaataaaaattcattagCACATAATAATGAACAAGAAATGGAAGAATTAAATAGAAGACAAAACGAattgaaggaaaaaaaaatgaatgaaataaaatttcgATTTTCTAAAGGAACAAGTGATTATAAAgatttaagtaaaaaaaatattaaaaagttagAAGACTTGAAAACATATAATGATGCAGATTTGCTTCCAAGAGATTTAAAACCAAATTTAATATGTGTTGATAACAAACatgaatgtatattattaccAATTAACGGAGCGCATATTCCTTTTCATGTATCTACCATAAAAAACTTAAGTTCGAATTATGAAGATAACAATGATATCTTTGTATTACGTATAAATTTTCAAGTACCAGGTAATCAGAGTGTTGTTAAGGGAGATTTTAATGCCTTTCCAACATTACaacaaaaagaaatgtatataaaagaattgaTATTTAAATCCAATGATGAAAAACATTTGCAAATAATAGTGAAACAAGTAAAAGAATTAATCAAACAAGTTAAACAGAAAGAAGTAGAGGCAGATGTAAATGATCCCAAACATGCACAAgacaaattaattttaaataaaagtgGAAGGAGAATAATACTACGTGATCTGATGACTAGGcctaatatatttacaggAAGGAAAATTCTAGGTACGCTAGAATTACATTCTAACGGTTTGAGATATTCAGCTAATTCTAGGGGGAATACAGAACATATAGACATCCTTTTTGATGATATAAAGTATGCATTTTATCAACCATGTGATGGACAGTTAATCATACTAATACATTTCcatttaaaaagatatattatggtaggaaagaaaaaaactttGGATGTTCAATTTTATTGTGAAGCAGGTACACAAATTGATGATTTAGATAGAGCAAAAGCAAGAAATGTTTATGACCCAGATGAAATGCACGACGAAATGAAAGAAagggaacaaaaaaataaattaaatttaatttttaaaaattttgtacaaCAGATGCAAGATATATCTAAAATTGAATTTGAAATACCTTATCCAGAATTAACCTTTTCTGGGGTACCTAATAAAAGTAATGTAGAAATTTTTGTTACTGCTAATACTATTAATCATCTTGTTGAATGGCCTCCATTTATCTTATCTGTAGAAGATATTGAAATTGCTTCTCTAGAAAGAGTTCATCATGGATTACGAAACTTCGATAtgatttttgtttttaaagaTTACACAAAACCAGTTAAAAGAATTGATGTTATTCCTACTGAATATATTGATACAATCAAAAAATGGCTAACTACTATTGACATTGTCTATTATGAAGGAAAGAATAACCTACAGTGGggtaacattttaaaaacaattttgGCTGATATTGATTCTTTTGTCAATTCGAAGGGTTTCGACGGGTTCCTGGGAGAAGACGACGAGGAAGATGAGCACTCCGCCGAGGATGAGGACGAGGACGATGAGTATGAAGTCGACGAGTCCGAATTG AGTGCAGAGGATGACAGCGATTACGACGACAGCGAAGAAGAAAGTTTAGCTACTGAGAGTGATGGAGAAGGGGAGGTAGAAGAAGACTCGGAAGATGAAGGCCTATCGTGGGATGAGCTCGAGGAGAGGGCAAAAAAAG ACGACAAAAAACGATTTGCCTACAAGAGTGATGACGATGAGGaaggatataataaaaggaagaagaagaagaactaa
- a CDS encoding serine/arginine-rich splicing factor 1 yields the protein MVMRDSLSRIYVGNLPSHVTSRDVENEFRKYGTIVKCDIKKTVSGAAFAFIEFEDARDAADAIKEKDGCDFGGNKLRVEVPFNARDNGKYNSRGGRGMMSRGVKSRRGKYVVEVSGLPLSGSWQDLKDHLRDAGECGHADVFKNGTGEVSFFHKEDMLEAIEKFNGSTFRSHEGEKTKITIRQKKTSWRRDEGGYGRYNSRNRSYSSRSYSRSDKRSYTRSRSRSYSSRSYSRSRSRSGSSSSRSRSRSMDRRRDAYDKKRSYSRSLSYQERRRNNRSISKSGSRSGSRSESRSVSRSSSWSHKRRH from the exons atggtTATGCGTGATAGTTTATCAAGAATTTATGTCGGTAATTTACCATCTCATGTAACATCAAGAGATGTAGAAAATGAGTTTCGTAAATACGGTACTATAGTAAAATGTGATATCAAAAAAACAGTATCAGGGGCTGCTTTTGCATTTATAGAATTTGAAGATGCGAGGGATGCAGCAGATgcaataaaagaaaaagatggCTGTGATTTTGGAGGCAATAAACTAAGAGTGGAAGTTCCATTTAATGCAAGAGATAATGGCAAATATAATTCTAGAGGCGGTAGAGGAATGATGAGTAGAGGAGTTAAATCGAGAAGAGGAAAATACGTCGTTGAa GTTTCTGGGTTGCCTCTGTCAGGTAGCTGGCAAGATTTAAAAGATCACTTAAGAGATGCGGGGGAATGTGGGCATGCGGATGTTTTCAAAAATGGTACAGGTGAagtatctttttttcataaagaAGATATGCTTGAAGCTATTGAAAAGTTTAACGGGTCTACTTTTAGATCACATGAAggagaaaaaacaaaaataacaataagaCAGAAAAAGACATCATGGCGTCGAGATGAAGGAGGATATGGTAGATACAATAGTAGAAATAGAAGTTATTCAAGTAGAAGTTACTCAAGAAGTGACAAGAGGTCGTATACTAGAAGTAGAAGCAGAAGTTATAGCAGTAGAAGCTATAGTAGAAGCCGAAGCAGAAGTGGAAGCTCAAGTAGCagaagtagaagtagaagtaTGGATAGAAGAAGAGATgcttatgataaaaaaagaagttatTCTAGAAGTTTATCATACCaagaaagaagaagaaataatagaTCAATATCTAAATCTGGATCCAGGTCTGGGTCGAGATCTGAGTCTAGATCAGTTTCTAGATCCTCCTCATGGTCACATAAAAGAAGACATTAG
- a CDS encoding 60S ribosomal protein L2, with protein sequence MNNYEQKYDQIYDQNYDQNYDQNYDQNYEQYYEQYYEQYYEQYYEQYYNYIPCKDTGQRKGRGSIFRSHNHHRKGAAKLRHLDFCEKKGYIKGLIKDIIHDPGRGAPLAKVIFKRTEKYGKKEELMVATEGMFTGQYISCGTKAPLSVGNVLPIGKMPEGTLICNLEHRTGNRGTLVKASGCYATVVGQSEDGKKTKVRLPSGAKKTIDARARAMVGVVGGGGRIDKPILKAGVAHHKYKVKRNCWPKVRGVAMNPVDHPHGGGNHQHIGHPSTVSRSAPAGQKVGLIAARRTGLLRGAKKTKLVGKTED encoded by the exons ATGAACAATTACGAACAAAAGTATGATCAAATTTATGATCAAAATTATGATCAAAATTATGATCAAAATTATGatcaaaattatgaacaatattatgaacaatattatgaacaatattatgaacaatattatgaacaatatTATAA TTATATACCTTGTAAGGACACGG GTCAAAGAAAAGGTAGAGGATCCATCTTTCGATCACACAACCATCATAGAAAGGGAGCGGCAAAATTACGCCACTTAGATTTTTGTGAGAAAAAGGGATATATTAAAGGATTGATAAAAGATATTATACATGATCCTGGTAGAGGTGCACCATTAGCGaaagtaatatttaaaagaacagagaaatatggaaaaaaagaagaattaatGGTAGCAACAGAAGGAATGTTTACGGGTCAATATATTTCATGTGGAACAAAAGCTCCATTATCAGTAGGTAATGTATTACCAATAGGAAAAATGCCAGAAGGTACTCTAATATGTAATTTAGAGCATAGAACTGGTAATAGGGGTACATTAGTAAAAGCATCTGGTTGTTATGCAACAGTAGTTGGTCAATCAGAAGATGGTAAGAAAACGAAAGTTCGTTTACCATCTGGTGCTAAAAAAACAATTGATGCTAGAGCAAGAGCAATGGTTGGTGTAGTAGGAGGAGGAGGACGTATTGATAAACCTATATTAAAAGCAGGAGTAGCACATCATAAATACAAAGTTAAAAGGAACTGCTGGCCAAAAGTTAGAGGTGTAGCTATGAACCCTGTTGATCACCCACATGGTGGTGGTAACCATCAACACATAGGTCATCCATCCACTGTATCAAGAAGTGCTCCTGCAGGACAAAAGGTTGGTTTGATTGCTGCCAGAAGAACGGGATTGTTAAGAGGTGCAAAGAAGACCAAGTTGGTCGGTAAAACGGAAGATTAG
- a CDS encoding 60S ribosomal protein L12, whose amino-acid sequence MAKRPDPNEIKYVFIRQVGGEVGASSVLSPKLGPLGLSPKKVGDDIAKETQSWKGLKICVKLTIQNRQAKIEVVPTSASLILKELNEAPRDRKKVKNIKHNGNLKLEQVYSIARLMKEKSRAKEFKGTVKEMLGTCNSIGCTVDGKKPTTIQEMIDSGEINVPDS is encoded by the exons ATGGCAAAAAGACCAGATCCcaacgaaataaaatatg TTTTCATCAGGCAAGTAGGAGGTGAGGTAGGGGCTTCGTCTGTTTTATCCCCCAAATTAGGTCCACTCGGTTTATCCCCCAAAAAAGTTGGAGATGATATAGCAAAAGAAACACAATCATGGAAAGGGTTAAAGATATGCGTAAAATTAACTATTCAAAACAGACAAGCTAAAATAGAAGTAGTACCAACGTCAGCATCTTTAAtcttaaaagaattaaatgaaGCACCTAGGGATAGAAAGAAAGTGAAAAACATTAAACATAATGGAAACTTAAAATTAGAACAAGTTTATTCTATTGCTAGATTGATGAAAGAGAAATCTAGGGCAAAAGAATTTAAAGGAACAGTTAAAGAAATGCTAGGGACCTGTAACTCAATTGGTTGTACTGTAGATGGAAAAAAACCTACAACCATTCAAGAGATGATAGACTCTGGTGAAATTAATGTACCAGATAGCTAA
- a CDS encoding hypothetical protein (conserved Plasmodium protein), giving the protein MRNIKRRTIANLNYDSSSIDTNIPDKGSNTSLRKGLRTGKQNKSTSDDPSDGEKELGENITELKLSYMKKKKKKSALDKNAHTRTKSMYLSAVGNTLSLKRGNTSLPKTKGKIMMAYPHLVSKYSTNNVKPQIEESVKQGKDQEEEKKKKKKEKEKEKEKEVEDEYGEVGDVNSEVGDVDSEVEDVNSEVEDANSEVEDVNSEVEDVNSEVEDVNSEVEDVNSEVENANNEVEDVNSEVENANYEVEKKSNEEEDKEQSHRNDEGRRKKISSKRESIFQRLATANTISSSNKIVNEKLRKQFTENIYSIMKMGPTKSFNVKLDNNITYSSFMPYNKARKLNMEKKLNIMKAKSQMLKIAEKYMSTDKMKSCKMMERRNTQSLIKNIKLITEGIEVWGPFLPKKREEIKATRKLGYVPNYLKEIITEREKSNNWVNGELCGEMDNITNGIMSNKFNGESCNKSRNNLTQGKNGKMVLRKSSGMQGFTLFENMIALNNIGKVYVWDGYQWKNIKILYESFLSISTTKNGYIICINRKFKPGYLMNNKYFHKMDTFTDTYFLKIVTSIKNKIWGINLRGELQKWNKYEWKEEKKAYGISKLKSLAFDRNNKLWVLDQQDYFYIFDIEYNNWMLKNINGTNIKDFDFNENNFLVAVTNHGMIKIYKNNKWIKYGILAEMKIASFHFIRRVEE; this is encoded by the coding sequence atgagaaatattaaaagaagaacTATTGCAAATTTAAACTATGATAGTAGTTCCATTGATACGAATATTCCTGATAAAGGGTCTAACACTTCATTGAGAAAAGGACTACGTACAGGTAAACAGAACAAATCTACAAGTGATGATCCATCTGATGGAGAAAAAGAGTTAGGTGAAAATATTACAGAATTAAAATTGTcctatatgaaaaaaaaaaaaaaaaaaagtgccTTAGATAAAAATGCTCATACAAGAACAAAGTCCATGTATCTAAGTGCTGTTGGGAATACACTAAGTCTAAAGAGGGGAAACACTTCATTACCGAAAACAAAGGGGAAAATAATGATGGCGTATCCTCACCTTGTTTCGAAATATTCTACGAACAACGTTAAACCCCAAATTGAAGAGAGTGTAAAGCAAGGGAAGGAccaagaagaagaaaaaaaaaaaaaaaaaaaagaaaaagaaaaagaaaaagaaaaagaagtagAAGATGAATATGGCGAAGTAGGGGATGTAAATAGCGAAGTAGGGGATGTAGATAGCGAAGTAGAAGATGTAAATAGCGAAGTAGAAGATGCAAATAGCGAAGTAGAAGATGTAAATAGCGAAGTAGAAGATGTAAATAGCGAAGTAGAAGATGTAAATAGCGAAGTAGAAGATGTAAATAGCGAAGTAGAGAATGCAAATAACGAAGTAGAAGATGTAAATAGCGAAGTAGAGAATGCAAATTACgaagttgaaaaaaaaagtaacgAGGAAGAGGACAAGGAACAAAGCCATAGGAATGATgaaggaagaagaaaaaaaattagtagtAAAAGAGAATCGATATTTCAAAGGCTAGCCACAGCTAACACTATAAGTAGTAGCAACAAAATTGTAAATGAAAAGTTAAGGAAGCAATTTAccgaaaatatttattcgaTTATGAAAATGGGTCCAACAAAATCCTTCAATGTGAAATTAGACAATAATATAACTTACTCTTCTTTCATGCCATACAATAAAGCCCGAAAgttaaatatggaaaaaaagttaaatataatgaaagcAAAATCacaaatgttaaaaatagcAGAAAAGTATATGAGTACAGATAAAATGAAATCTTGCAAAATGATGGAAAGAAGGAATACGCAatctttaattaaaaacataaaattaattacagAGGGGATAGAGGTTTGGGGGCCATTTCTGCCGaagaaaagagaagaaataaaagcgACAAGGAAGCTTGGATATGTTCCAAATTATCTGAAGGAAATAATAACAGAACGTGAGAAGTCAAACAACTGGGTAAATGGCGAGCTGTGTGGGGAAATGGACAACATAACGAACGGCATAATGAGCAACAAATTTAATGGTGAGTCATGTAACAAGTCAAGAAACAATTTAACACAAGGAAAGAATGGAAAGATGGTGTTAAGAAAAAGCAGCGGAATGCAAGGTTTCacattatttgaaaatatgatAGCTCTTAATAATATTGGAAAGGTCTATGTATGGGATGGGTATCAATGGAAGAACATAAAGATTTTATATGAATCTTTTTTATCCATAAGTACTACTAAAAATggatatataatatgcattaatagaaaatttaaaccagggtatttaatgaataataaatatttccatAAAATGGATACATTTACagatacatattttttaaaaatagtgacaagtattaaaaataaaatatgggGTATAAATTTAAGAGGAGAATTACAAAAATGGAACAAGTATGAAtggaaagaagaaaaaaaagcatatggCATCTCTAAGTTAAAATCATTAGCATTtgatagaaataataaacttTGGGTACTAGATCAACAAGACtatttctacatttttgATATAGAATATAACAATTGGATGctcaaaaatattaatgggactaatataaaagattttGACTTTAATGAAAACAATTTTCTTGTTGCTGTTACAAATCATGGGATGAtcaaaatttacaaaaataacaaGTGGATCAAATATGGCATATTGGCAGAAATGAAAATAGCaagttttcattttatacGGAGAGTTGAGGAATAA